A genome region from Cryptococcus neoformans var. neoformans B-3501A chromosome 8, whole genome shotgun sequence includes the following:
- a CDS encoding hypothetical protein (Match to EST gb|CF185247.1|CF185247; HMMPfam hit to DUF908, Domain of Unknown Function (DUF908), score: 70.8, E(): 3.6e-18; HMMPfam hit to DUF913, Domain of Unknown Function (DUF913), score: 162.4, E(): 9.3e-46; HMMPfam hit to HECT, HECT-domain (ubiquitin-transferase), score: 400.4, E(): 2.1e-117) — translation MKVKKSAKKQSAPPEDVAALIKRILAASGDDLTIVLKQFQVWRYPRGDLHAWIPVLDRFDNLLAEIIKSYDLTKLQINDFTPKTKDMLLEILRLQRILMENCTNRKLFNSYDRLADLLLTNDLDVLLATIFVLLRPSQQYAISTPLDPAQRHAILQRLLALSRGWESLVHSGLDLTTIASANEVVIPEHLRQVQVHFYPTVQRQEAPSLDKSPVKMLSSGAMETPTRQRPFVFGKAGTPVVRQGGAASTSSGPSVVDLGDVSTMEVNFTDQLSALAEKNYIPLEEQFATLNKLRLVILMKDREIRRQLLSVRLFALATYVYLASEDAAQSNLFLYEPELVSQLADLLRSSSDVGEQVTTGTLLALCACAHHQAKMGEVMTSVSANVNHGVLVTFFRHLNDRLVAGEAVSFELVDATMSFLAFVATSPSHSNMLMGAGILRLLLEMLNTTGDRRENCIPRAAGLIDHIVFSNPQGLSNFSSIDGVNNLVQRVKTEIELRLQARDEAASETISEETILSCANNPLKTILRSIQRLMQASGGTEGLRNLVDSDLPKSLKVIFQNSPKFGSRVYALAINTMATFVHNEPTSLAILQEMQLPQTLYAQLEKEVPSSSDVLTAISNAVGAVCLNQSGLEYTVAHPDVINNLVSIVMSTDHAQVFNERENARALGLSLDELSRHHPSLRPVIIKAVVNLLRQAIDTGAAFEPAIDERPDYIIEEMAQQMVPSLETQPAKTSPSNPTLAAFTRIFRVLGGLLRNPTIVKDFVDAGGFDLVFTMTDSPCWPIRFGNTQASTSLAHLTKHAIEHCYPQFIDAIVASIRTSLAQCTDVWSETDAHKKWTAVREGSADAELLGKFKTFHSIFVRLTLFADALYALSVTNSRAATSVIKTFKVQDDPSFITNLGTIHRLCFRYHVLSRSSEPSISEDPSKEGDNVKESGVRYLSTRSHAILTKFFKCLVRLIYSKRGRDQTHRDQAQALSVCIADILIDHLQPIPDLSANGFSVDGFALGTVMTMLFDGRGLDGHLNTTLFLAFEEKGGFDATLSASTRIISHMEEVTKKHNEDNDTTQGELDTESVAAIKTVLLVLNSFASPKALLDSPETHAIQFAAPGQPKPSFTATNFFLKIRLAVFPLAHRIWRASWLLNCPTPVIKIAINCFSTLVEGKHEESSGPEAISRAIHIVAQPRPVVVTADPTSVDQLVDMGFPRRGAERALIRSRNNITTATDLLLTMPDEFVDDVSGGDNQAGPNTVLEENNQEIEGESSQSAERELDSHSGAAHTEIGDRESTPRPADEDVKLKEQLQEVRKKYREGMSDRALEIMDQAEALVFDLLPCVPSGQAGITFVVDRLSDACINYQSDRDIMISARLRLASVCLRSNDSIVFSDELQARSAEIVHALPLEEVQRPRWLPALLLFAETVYGLQSFIKKVKLGDSPEEEVTAALVSQLRSEVSRLSTICVTTIRADDSTRDELVAAFRLLALLTRVSGVGISPSVIADCLQPFKKVSEKLAGCHPFLVLVIRHLLDNESTLVEAMQGEIKNWLSPARNKVADIQHFVRQLRHVALREPTCFLRAVKQECALVDPTPPQSVYHIRGKIESKDGPLATGHVDSPLESLGEETQTMMNFLLGELSQAVRASFEKSDNEKLSTEVKNSAEQAYSGLVMSTLTEILGSYVTAKKAFLNGLKQGTFPGALKAKGGISALINDLICCPVLRPDVSTTPVAGSDPLSLQRLAISSRSTAMVVALCSDVVLVGDKKDVPEDIVSIRRTVLDALAKAIRDTSAVLDNNARYGRLWALGELVYRLLMARPHTSPRQVNNTGLHMAKTMLEKNFVGILTNALGEIDLNYPDIRNVLVTLLRALEHLSKLSVKWGKANKNQREEVGQHQSEEGNDSSNPSHSDSESDVDMLEDEQSAPDLYRNSALGMIGGELGDEDEDDDMDDEDEEDDMDMGEDLTDDDDDTASQTSEDESMASALEHDDWADDLDDDAGDSDEDGEMEQEVILGSADEDGEVWDGDSDGQDSYGTDDEDDLEEEGIHAEGIFDDDVDDPEMDDFDDEEAYDETAFMEPFQDIMSPEAAGPWGWNQPAGRETVRSSGFTRADGQFMADEDLLGGPLASNTRNLTEHPLLTNQASSSHIHSSRLSDILYAIENMRGTDTIQMLENFVANRQHNVMGSNQLAFSRNHDGSMSVSINGRVYTVGGQSRNVTSPNVAAEFVPMTTSQRWQEELNMLPMSRNEASSRLVVHIVNHLLPEARRQAAEKEVMDKEAEADRKTSATSAEKIEENGNAIDEEGVGNDDHDWQEDDEDVNMDDSDFDSHVSADEDVVTEEGGADRGPRTLVSIRGRDVDITDTGIDLEFLQALPDEMRADVVEQHMREQRRHQRPVSSNIPEIASQINTEFLNALPPDIRAEVIMQEEMENARRDQPPPPPSIQTGRTSGHFFTAIANELRVLQQNPLGVASSSGAVHATGDAPSTFNPRHREAIQLLEKPGIAVLVRLLFYPHAFKKSYLFRVLVNLCENSNTRNDLLDLLISVVHDGSGDLPAVDRSFQQMSLRGASVSTPKATPKSKTVDTPSTVIPPGLFSGLQNEHVPTFIAQRCFEALAYIVNSNTNAASYFLTEHEQTAGLRKHTSKKGKGKEKILPQTKFPIVVLLGLLDRPLLAKTPGMMETVTALLLTITKPLADRKSEENGQAVATDKDTDSSAKPPTIQSSQEASAGPEHVVGKQTSPSIPPSVLKLIVNCLTAGECTSRTFSQTLGAMQNLACLPESKDIILQELCARCQELGAAAHEQLQELAAALNDEDSDVGSLTLVKFSPPTSTQAQLLRLLKTIDYLHLNKVDPDPPADTMTAEEEAVTKVFQSFNFEGLWDQLGQCLSIVEARGSTEQLATVLLPLVEALMVVSKYRTRFSREIRSPSIAPATSEGVDFFVSFTTAHRKVLNTIVRNNPSLLSGSFSLLIRNPRVLEFDNKRTWFFQKLKRKKSSAIPSGTLHLNIRRQYVFEDSFLALQRWNGEELKYGKLSVKFRHEDGVDVGGVTREWYSVLAQQIFDPNFALFEPCAADQQTYQPNKTSWINDVHLSYFKFVGRVIGKAVYDGRLLDAYFNRAFYKQILGRTVDMRDLESIDPEYHKSLQWMLDNDITGVIDQEFTIEDDQFGEKKTVELKENGANIPVTEGNKEEYVRLVVSYRLDNSIRDQIKSFLEGFYDIIPQELIQIFEPDQLELLISGITTVDVDELKNATQLNGWKATDPEVAWFWRALRSFSQEERSRFLMFVTSSSRVPLGGFSQLQGSSGTQPLQLQKLHGKEGGLPQASTCFNLLLLPTYASYEQLRERLQFAITETGGFGKA, via the exons GCTTGATCCTGCCCAACGGCACGCAATACTTCAACGGCTTCTGGCCCTCAGTCGAGGCTGGGAAAGCCTGGTACATTCTGGGCTGGATTTGACCACAATCGCCTCTGCCAATGAGGTTGTAATCCCTGAACACTTGCGACAAGTCCAAGTACACTTTTATCCCACCGTTCAACGTCAGGAAGCACCGTCTTTGGACAAGTCACCAGTCAAAATGTTAAGTTCTGGCGCAATGGAAACCCCGACCCGCCAAAGaccttttgtttttggaAAAGCGGGTACACCGGTTGTTCGACAGGGCGGGGCGGCATCCACGTCGTCTGGTCCATCGGTGGTCGACTTGGGTGATGTCTCAACCATGGAGGTCAACTTCACCGACCAACTTAGTGCGCTTGCCGAAAAGAACTACATCCCCTTGGAAGAGCAGTTTGCTACCTTGAACAAGCTCAGATTGGTCATTCTTATGAAGGATCGAGAAATTAGAAGACAACTTTTGTCTGTCCGCCTGTTTGCCCTCGCCACTTACG TTTATCTCGCATCTGAAGATGCTGCTCAGTCTAATCTATTCCTTTATGAGCCTGAGCTTGTCTCGCAACTTGCAGATCTTCTACGTTCTAGTTCTGATGTGGGGGAACAAGTTACTACCGGCACCTTACTGGCTTTGTGTGCTTGCGCTCATCATCAGGCCAAGATGGGAGAAGTCATGACGTCTGTCAGTGCCAATGTAAACCACGGCGTGTTGGTCACATTTTTCCGGCATTTGAATGACCGTCTGGTGGCAGGAGAGGCAGTGTCTTTCGAATTGGTTGATGCGACAATGTCTTTTTTGGCCTTTGTGGCAACCTCACCCTCCCACAGCAATATGCTCATGGGGGCGGGAATCTTGCGGTTGTTATTAGAAATGTTGAACACTACTGGCGATAGACGGGAAAAC TGCATTCCGCGAGCGGCAGGGTTGATTGACCATATCGTGTTTTCAAATCCTCAGGGTTTATCTAATTTCAGTAGCATTGATGGCGTTAACAATTTAGTTCAGCGAGTTAAA ACCGAGATCGAACTTCGTCTCCAAGCCCGCGACGAAGCAGCGTCTGAGACGATCTCAGAAG AGACCATCCTTTCGTGTGCAAACAACCCTCTAAAGACCATACTTCGCTCCATCCAAAGGCTTATGCAAGCTTCGGGAGGGACAGAGGGCTTACGAAACTTGGTGGATTCTGATCTACCAAAGTCCTTGAAGGTTATATTCCAAAACTCGCCCAAGTTCGGCTCTCGAGTATATGCTCTGG CTATAAATACCATGGCTACCTTTGTCCACAACGAACCGACATCCCTGGCGATCCTGCAAGAGATGCAACTGCCTCAGACTCTTTACGCTCAGCTCGAAAAAGAAGTACCTTCATCTAGCGAT GTTCTTACCGCTATCTCGAATGCAGTAGGCGCCGTCTGTCTGAATCAGTCAGGCCTTGAGTACACCGTCGCTCATCCAGATGTGATCAACAATTTGGTCAGTATTGTCATGTCGACAGATCACGCGCAAGTGTTCAATGAACGAGAGAATGCAAGAGCTCTTGGTTTGTCTCTCGACGAATTGTCTCGTCACCACCCATCTTTGAGGCCGGTAATCATCAAAGCCGTCGTTAATCTCCTTCGGCAAGCGATTGATACTGGTGCGGCATTTGAACCTGCAATAGACGAAAGGCCGGATTACATCATTGAAGAAATGGCTCAACAAATGGTTCCATCTTTAGAGACGCAACCGGCTAAAACGTCACCTTCAAACCCTACTCTCGCTGCTTTTACGAGAATCTTCAGG GTACTGGGAGGTCTACTCCGCAATCCGACTATTGTCAAAGATTTCGTTGATGCTGGCGGTTTTGATCTTGTTTTCACCATGACCGACTCTCCATGTTGGCCGATTCGCTTCGGAAATACTCAAGCGTCTACTTCGCTGGCACATCTTACGAAACATGCCATTGAGCACTGCTACCCCCAGTTTATCGACGCGATAGTTGCCTCTATCCGTACATCACTGGCTCAGTGCACCGACGTCTGGAGCGAAACTGATGCACATAAGAAATGGACGGCCGTACGTGAAGGATCAGCAGATGCCGAGTTATTAGGCAAATTCAAGACGTTCCATAGTATCTTTGTCCGCTTGACACTGTTTGCAGATGCTCTTTATGCGCTTTCTGTAACGAACTCCCGTGCCGCGACTTCCGTCATCAAAACTTTCAAAGTTCAGGATGATCCATCTTTCATCACCAATCTTGGTACGATCCATCGTCTATGCTTCCGGTATCATGTCTTGTCGAGATCTTCCGAGCCTTCCATTTCAGAGGATCCTTCCAAGGAAGGTGATAACGTCAAGGAATCTGGCGTTAGGTACCTTTCTACTAGGTCGCACGCCATCCTCACCAAATTTTTCAAAT GCCTCGTCCGACTTATCTACTCCAAGCGGGGTCGCGACCAAACCCATCGggatcaagctcaagcaCTGTCGGTTTGCATCGCTGACATCTTAAtcgaccatctccaac CGATACCTGATCTGTCAGCGAACGGGTTCTCTGTCGATGGGTTCGCTCTCGGAACAGTCATGACAATGCTTTTCGACG GTCGAGGTTTAGACGGTCATCTGAACACGACATTATTCCTTGCAttcgaggaaaagggcggTTTTGACGCCACGCTGTCAGCTTCTACTCGAATCATCTCACATATGGAAGAAGTTACGAAGAAGCACAACGAAGACAATGACACAACGCAAGGAGAGCTGGATACGGAGTCGGTTGCGGCTATCAAGACTGTGCTGCTTGTGTTAAATAGTTTTGCAAGCCCGAAAGCCCTCCTTGACAGCCCGGAGACCCACGCCATTCAATTTGCGGCACCCGGTCAACCCAAACCCTCATTTACAGCAACAAACTTTTTCTTGAAGATACGCCTAGCTGTTTTCCCTTTGGCGCATCGTATCTGGCGAGCATCTTGGCTTCTCAATTGCCCAACGCCTGTTATAAAGATCGCCATCAACTGTTTCTCCACCCTTGTTGAGGGCAAACACGAAGAGTCATCGGGCCCTGAAGCTATCAGTCGTGCCATTCACATTGTCGCCCAACCACGGCCTGTCGTCGTTACTGCCGACCCTACCAGTGTAGATCAGTTGGTCGACATGGGTTTCCCTCGCCGAGGCGCGGAAAGAGCATTGATCCGTTCTCGAAACAACATCACTACCGCTACTGATCTCCTCTTAACCATGCCAGACGAGTTTGTAGATGATGTGTCTGGAGGCGACAATCAAGCAGGGCCGAATACTGTATTGGAAGAAAACAATCAGGAGATCGAGGGCGAATCATCTCAGTCAGCCGAACGTGAATTGGATTCACATTCCGGTGCTGCTCATACGGAAATCGGCGATCGTGAAAGCACTCCGAGGCCCGCAGATGAAGACGTCAAGCTGAAGGAGCAACTGCAGGAAGTGAGAAAGAAGTATCGAGAAGGCATGTCCGACCGCGCATTAGAAATTATGGATCAAGCGGAGGCTTTGGTTTTTGACTTGCTTCCATGTGTTCCTTCTGGTCAAGCTGGCATCACTTTTGTGGTTGACCGTCTTTCTGATGCTTGCATCAATTACCAGTCGGATCGCGATATCATGATTTCCGCTCGTCTTCGCTTGGCATCCGTCTGCCTTCGTTCCAATGATTCCATTGTCTTCAGTGATGAACTGCAAGCAAGAAGCGCAGAAATTGTTCACGCTCTGCCTTTGGAAGAAGTACAAAGGCCTCGATGGCTCCCGGCGTTGCTGCTGTTTGCCGAAACTGTCTATGGACTGCAGTCATTCATAAAAAAAGTAAAACTTGGTGACAGTcctgaggaagaggtgacAGCGGCACTAGTCAGCCAATTACGTTCCGAAGTATCGCGACTTTCGACCATCTGCGTTACAACTATACGCGCAGATGATTCTACTCGCGATGAGTTGGTGGCCGCTTTTCGATTGTTGGCTCTGCTCACACGAGTGTCTGGGGTCGGAATCAGCCCATCCGTCATTGCCGATTGCTTACAGCCTTTCAAGAAGGTGTCTGAAAAGCTGGCTGGCTGCCATCCTTTTTTAGTTTTAGTTATCCGTCATCTTTTGGATAACGAGTCCACACTGGTGGAAGCTATGCAAGGGGAGATCAAAAATTGGCTCTCTCCCGCACGAAACAAAGTGGCAGACATTCAGCATTTTGTCCGTCAGCTGCGCCATGTGGCCCTGCGAGAGCCGACCTGCTTCCTTCGAGCTGTCAAACAGGAATGTGCTTTGGTTGATCCTACTCCCCCGCAATCAGTATATCATATCCGAGGAAAGATTGAGAGTAAAGATGGACCCTTGGCAACCGGGCATGTCGATTCTCCTCTCGAATCTCTCGGTGAAGAGACCCAGACAATGATGAACTTCTTGCTCGGAGAACTTTCACAAGCTGTACGCGCTTCATTTGAGAAATCCGACAATGAAAAATTGTCCACCGAGGTCAAAAACTCGGCAGAGCAAGCGTATTCAGGGTTAGTCATGTCCACATTGACAGAGATCCTCGGATCATATGTGACTGCCAAAAAGGCCTTCTTAAACGGGTTGAAACAAGGGACTTTTCCTGGTGCCTTGAAAGCCAAAGGTGGCATCTCCGCACTGATCAACGATCTAATCTGTTGTCCAGTCCTCCGACCAGATGTGTCGACGACTCCTGTCGCTGGTAGTGACCCTCTTTCTTTACAGCGACTAGCTATATCCTCTCGATCTACAGCAATGGTAGTAGCCCTTTGCTCCGACGTTGTCCTAGTAGGAGACAAAAAGGACGTACCAGAAGACATTGTATCTATTCGCAGAACCGTTTTAGATGCCTTGGCCAAGGCCATACGGGACACAAGTGCTGTCTTGGACAATAATGCTCGCTATGGTCGCTTGTGGGCACTGGGCGAACTTGTCTACCGCCTTCTAATGGCTCGTCCGCACACGTCCCCTCGGCAAGTAAACAACACTGGACTTCATATGGCAAAAACTatgttggagaagaactTCGTTGGCATTTTGACGAATGCTTTAGGTGAAATCGATCTCAATTACCCTGATATTCGAAATGTGTTAGTAACATTGCTTCGAGCTTTGGAACATTT GTCAAAACTCTCTGTTAAGTGGGGCAAGGCAAACAAAAATCAGCGGGAGGAGGTCGGTCAACATCAGTCTGAAGAGGGCAATGATTCCTCCAATCCATCGCACTCAGATTCAGAGTCGGATGTGGATATGTTGGAGGATGAGCAGTCCGCCCCAGATCTATATCGAAACTCTGCATTGGGAAT GATTGGGGGCGAATTAGGcgacgaagacgaagatgatgatatggatgacgaagatgaagaggatgatatG GACATGGGGGAGGACTTAACT gatgatgatgatgatacggCAAGTCAAACTTCTGAGGATGAATCCATGGCGTCAGCTTTGGAACATGACGATTGG GCGGAtgatttggatgatgatgccgGGGACagcgatgaagatggtgaaatGGAGCAAGAAGTCATTCTTGGTTCggcagatgaagatggcgaaGTGTGGGAC GGCGATTCTGATGGTCAAGATTCGTATGGTACagacgatgaggacgatttggaagaagaaggtataCATGCTGAAG GCATATTTGATGACGATGTAGATGATCCcgagatggatgatttcgatgacgaagaggc CTATGATGAAACTGCGTTTATGGAACCCTTCCAGGATATAATGTCTCCGGAGGCAGCCGGCCCATGGGGTTGGAATCAGCCCGCCGGGAGGGAGACAGTCAGATCTAGTGGTTTTACACGAGCAGATGGTCAATTTATGGCAG atgaggaccTTCTGGGCGGTCCTCTTGCAAGCAACACCCGCAACTTGACAGAGCATCCCCTTCTCACCAATCAGGCATCGTCATCCCATATCCACTCTTCTCGATTATCCGACATTTTATACGCTATTGAGAACATGCGCGGAACGGACACTATCCAGATGTTGGAAAACTTTGTGGCAAATCGGCAGCATAACGTGATGGGTTCCAACCAGCTTGCTTTTTCTCGTAACCATGACGGATCAATGAGTGTTTCCATTAATGGAAGAGTGTATACTGTGGGCGGTCAGAGTCGCAATGTCACCTCTCCCAACGTGGCCGCGGAATTCGTCCCCATGACCACTTCACAGCGATGGCAGGAGGAACTAAATATGCTCCCCATGTCGCGCAACGAAGCCTCCAGTCGATTGGTCGTCCATATCGTCAATCATTTGTTGCCTGAAGCGCGTCGACAAGCTGcagaaaaggaagtgaTGGATAAAGAGGCCGAGGCAGACCGCAAAACTTCAGCTACTAGTGCAGAAAAAATTGAGGAAAATGGCAATGCCatagatgaggaaggagttggAAATGATGACCATGActggcaagaagatgacgaggatgtAAACATGG ATGATTCAGATTTCGATTCGCATGTGTCCgcagatgaggatgtgGTAACCGAAGAGGGCGGTGCAGATAGGGGTCCGCGGACGCTGGTCTCTATACGCGGTCGCGATGTTGACATCACTGATACCGGCATCGATTTGGAATTTTTGCAAGCACTCCCAGATGAGATGCGAGCAGATGTTGTGGAGCAACATATGCGAGAGCAACGGAGACATCAACGGCCTGTATCCTCCAATATCCCCGAGATAGCTTCACAGATCAACACCGAGTTCCTCAATGCTCTGCCCCCTGACATCCGAGCCGAAGTTATCAtgcaagaggagatggagaacgCTCGCCGTGATcagcctccaccaccacccagTATACAGACAGGTCGAACATCCGGGCACTTCTTTACTGCCATTGCGAACGAATTGCGTGTTTTGCAACAAAATCCACTCGGGGTTGCGTCAAGTTCCGGTGCTGTGCACGCAACCGGTGATGCACCTTCGACATTTAATCCGCGACATCGTGAAGCCATTCAGCTTCTGGAAAAGCCAGGTATCGCAGTCCTAGTCCGTCTTCTATTCTATCCACATGCCTTCAAAAAGTCGTATCTCTTCAGAGTTTTGGTCAACCTTTGCGAAAACTCCAACACTCGTAATGATCTTCTCGATCTTCTAATCTCAGTTGTGCACGACGGCTCTGGAGATCTACCAGCGGTCGATCGTAGCTTCCAACAGATGTCCTTGCGTGGCGCTAGCGTCTCTACTCCCAAAGCAACACCCAAAAGTAAGACAGTCGATACTCCCTCAACGGTTATCCCTCCAGGACTATTCAGCGGTCTTCAAAATGAGCATGTGCCTACTTTCATTGCTCAGCGATGCTTTGAAGCCTTGGCTTATATCGTCAACTCCAACACCAATGCTGCCTCATATTTCTTGACTGAGCACGAACAGACTGCTGGGTTGAGAAAGCATACGtcaaagaaaggaaaagggaaggagaagattctGCCGCAGACCAAGTTCCCTATCGTGGTGCTGTTAGGGCTCCTAGACCGACCTCTCCTTGCAAAGACTCCAGGTATGATGGAGACAGTAACTGCCCTTCTCTTGACTATCACCAAGCCTCTGGCGGATCGAAAATCGGAGGAGAATGGGCAAGCAGTTGCGACGGACAAAGACACAGACTCTTCAGCAAAGCCACCTACTATTCAAAGCTCTCAAGAAGCCTCTGCAGGCCCCGAGCATGTAGTTGGAAAACAAACCTCGCCATCGATACCTCCTTCGGTGCTTAAATTGATCGTCAATTGTCTGACTGCTGGTGAATGTACCAGCCGGACTTTCAGTCAGACACTTGGTGCAATGCAAAACCTTGCTTGCCTTCCTGAGTCCAAAGATATAATTTTGCAAGAGCTGTGTGCCCGCTGTCAAGAACTCGGTGCGGCAGCACACGAGCAGCTGCAGGAATTAGCTGCGGCACTCAACGATGAGGATTCAGATGTGGGATCATTGACTTTGGTCAAGTTTTCTCCTCCTACTTCAACTCAAGCACAGCTTCTTCGGTTACTCAAGACCATTGACTATCTTCACCTCAATAAAGTTGATCCCGATCCGCCTGCTGATACGATGAccgctgaagaagaagctgtcaCTAAAGTTTTCCAGTCCTTCAATTTTGAGGGACTGTGGGACCAACTTGGACAGTGTCTATCAATAGTGGAGGCAAGAGGCAGCACCGAGCAACTCGCCACGGTATTGCTTCCCCTCGTAGAGGCTTTGATGGTCGTCTCCAAATATCGGACCAGATTCTCTCGTGAAATTCGCTCCCCTTCTATTGCCCCCGCGACCTCCGAAGGAGTCGACTTCTTTGTATCATTCACTACAGCTCATCGCAAAGTTCTTAATACAATTGTTCGCAACAATCCATCCCTTTTGAGCGGTTCTTTCTCGCTGCTGATTCGGAACCCCCGGGTTCTTGAGTTTGACAATAAACGCACATGGTTCTTCCAGAAGCTTAAGCGCAAGAAGTCGTCAGCTATTCCTTCAGGAACTCTTCATCTCAATATCCGTCGCCAGTATGTCTTTGAGGATTCGTTCTTGGCTTTGCAAAGGTGGAACGGTGAGGAGCTCAAGTATGGCAAGCTGAGTGTCAAGTTCCGCCATGAAGATGGTGTCGATGTTGGTGGTGTAACTCGAGAGTGGTACAGTGTATTGGCTCAGCAAATTTTCGACCCAAATTTTG CTTTGTTTGAACCATGTGCTGCCGATCAGCAAACTTATCAGCCTAATAAGACATCCTGGAT TAATGATGTGCATCTCTCATATTTCAAGTTTGTAGGGCGAGTAATTGG CAAAGCAGTGTATGA TGGGCGTTTGCTCGATGCCTATTTCAATCGTGCATTCTACAAGCAAATTCTTGGCCGGACTGTTGATATGCGTGACCTTGAAAGCATTGATCCAGA GTATCACAAATCGCTACAATGGATGCTGGATAACGATATCACTGGCGTCATTGAT CAAGAATTTACCATCGAAGATGATCAATTTGGCGAAAAGAAAACTGTGGAACTTAAAGAAAATGGGGCAAACATACCAGTGACTGAGGGAAACAAAGAAGAATATGTGCGACTTGTTGTATCCTATCGACTGGATAATTCAATAAGAGATCAAATCAAATCATTTCTTGAAGGCTTCTATGA TATCATTCCCCAAGAACTCATCCAGATCTTCGAACCTGATCAGCTGGAAT TGCTCATTTCAGGCATCACCACagttgatgttgatgagcttAAAAATGCGACCCA ACTCAATGGATGGAAAGCAACTGACCCGGAAGTTGCATGGTTCTGGCGCGCTTTGAGAAGCTTTTCGCAGGAAGAACGATCCCGTTTCCTTATGTTCgtcacatcatcttccaggGTTCCTTTGGGTGGATTTAGCCAGCTGCAAGGCAGCTCAGGTACCCAACCTCTGCAGCTTCAAAAG CTTcatgggaaagaaggcggCTTACCTCAGGCAAGCACTTGCTTCAACttactccttcttcctacGTATGCTTCTTATGAGCAACTTCGAGAAAGACTTCAGTTTGCTATCACAGAAACTGGAGGTTTTGGAAAAGCTTAG